The sequence ATCCTGCCCTGCGGTGCCTTCCGAACCGATGCGCCTGTCGACCAGCGATGGACCGCGATCCGCTACAGGTTCCGCGGTCGGCCCAGTACTGAAGAGCGGCGCTACCGGCGGCGTAGCGTCACGACCGGCCTGTGCGGTGGGCAACATCGGGATGGGCTCTGCCGGCGGCAGTGGCAGCGGAACGCTGGCTACGGGCAACTCGGGTGTACTGACCCGGGCCGCTTCCACGCCTTTGCGCGGCGCCTCTGCGCCAGTGTCCGTCTTGCGCATGACCAGAAAGCCCATCGTCATGACCAGGGCAAGGATTCCCCCGAGGAACATCAGCGCCTTGCGGTTCAGGCGCTGCTCTTCGGCTGATCGCAGCTGTGGAGCTGCGGCATCCAGATCAGGATCGGGCCGGGCATGTGCGTTTCCATAGTACGGATTGGCATGCTCCGGAGCGTGGACAGCCTCGCCGGAACCCGGATGGAAGGTCTGGTTCATTTCTTTGCGTTCCTTCGCAAGCCAACGACGTTTTCCCCGTGACGGATCACCAGGTAGGGGTGGGTGCCGTGCACGACCAGTGTGTTGCCTTCCACGGTGGTATTGACGACGAAGTCCTCGCCGCTTTCCGTCTCGCGCCCGAACACCGCTGGGAAGATGCCGGTCTTGTATTCCGGCGACGCGGGCAGCTTGAGATAGGTGAACCGGCCATCGTCATAGGCGTTTACCGGGATCAACCACCCCATCCGCTTCACCTGCTGGGTGGAATAGGAGTAGTCGAAGTTGTACACGCGGTCCCTGGCCAGTCCGGTGCTCAGCAGCGGACTGGCCTCTTCCTCGACAGCCTCCTGTGCTACACGGAACTGGGCATCGTCGGGATAGGTAAAGGAAACCTTGTACTGCACCCCGGCACGGCGGGCCTGCTCCAGTTGCCGCCAGTCAGTGGCCACGACCTTCAGCTCGAAGATGTAGGAGTGCGTTTCCGTGCGCACCATCATGTTGGTGTCCACGTCCACGTCCTTCGGCTTCAGATAGAAAACGTTCTCTCGACGGGTCAGTTCCCACCCGTTGCTGAAGCCGGTGCTGTAGTCGAGGATCTTCTCGCTGGGGCTCAACTCGATCTGGGTAGTAAGGCCCAGGCCGGTACGGACCGGGTAGATGCCATCCTTCTCGTAGGTACCGATCGACAGCCTGCGCCAGCACCGGGGCCGGCATCATGCCGAACACGGCCAGCAACATTGGCACTGCTCCACGTTTGCAACTGCTCATCGATTGCCAGCTCCCTCGGCGGTTCCCGTGCTGATCCCTGTTACGCCGGAAGCCGGCGAAAGCCCCGGGACGGCCGGTACCCGGGATGCCGGATCGGCCACGGCAGCCCCGACGGGCGCGCCCGGGTCATGCGTGTCCTGCCCTGCCTGCGCCGCCGCCTGCTGGGCCTGTGCCTGCAAAGCGCTTTCATCCGGCACCGGCACTCCGTGGGCGTAATCGTTGTCCACGCGGTACTCGGAGACCTGGAACGAAAGCGGATTCAGGATGCGGTCCTGCTCGGAAAGGGCCAGGTCGTTCCGGTACTCAAATCTGAGGGTGACCAGCTGGTTGTCCAGATAGGTCGTGCTTCCGGTGCGTTTGTCCAGCAGGCTGCGCTGGATCCGCACCGACGCGCCGCGGAAGCTGCCATTGGGCTCGGCTCCCAGCGGGGTGATGCTCAGGATGCGGACACGGATGGCCTTCTCGCGTCCGTACATGTGGAATGGATTCTGGGGATTGTTGCTCACGTAACGTGCCCGATGGCTGGCCGCGACCGGCTCGGCGGACATGGTGAACACCAGCTCCCAGTCCCGTAGTCCCATGACCGCCGAATCGTAGGACTCCCGCGCAAGTACATACTGGGCAACATTGCTGCGATTGATCGCCTCGCTGGCCGTGATGGCCTGCGCCTGGAAGTCGCCCACCAGGCGGGCCACCGTCGCGGTGCCCGTATACGCATCGGCCATCACCAGAAACGGCACTTTCTCCTTGAGCGGCAGCATGTAGTAGTAGCCACCGGCCAGTGCCAGCGACATCAGCAATGCCGCCGAGGCCACCCACCAGGCGCGACGCTCGCTGCGGCGGGCCAGGTCGGCCACCGTCAGCTCGTAGCTCACTGCCCTGCTGATGGCCTGCTCGACCCGCTGGCTGTTACCGCTGTCTTTCTTGCCGAACATGAAGTCATCCAGGCTGCATGGGAGAAAGGGAAAAGCTCACGGCGAAAGGAAACGGTCCCCGGTAATCGCGCGCTCAGCCGCCGGTACCGACGTTACTGGCCCCCGCAGCACCCTCTGCCTGGGCGACAATGCGGTTGCCATCAATCGACACACGGATCCCCTGGGTGGCAAAGGCCGAACTGATGCCCTCCACGGCAAGCCGCGCGTCGGGTGTGGAGATACCGGCGACCGCCTGGTGCAACGTGAAGTCCGAGCCAAGCTGGTAGTCGAGCGCCATTCCGGAGTCAGTCGCCCAGCGCTCAAGCATCGCTTTCAGCGTGCCGTCCATGGGCGAGGCCTGGAACACATAGGTGCCGTGCAGCGGGATCTCGGTGGTGGTAGCGGCGAACCGGTTGACCGGCTTCCAGCGCCCCCCGAAATCCGGAGCCGGACGTGTGGCGCACGCGGCAAGCGACACCACGGCCAAGATGATCACCACGCGCAACAGATGCACTTGCCTCACACTCGATCTCCCTGTGCTGGCGAACTGCGGCGACGGAACACGGCACGACCGGAAGACCGGTCATGACAGCGGAATTCAGGGGTGGATGGCCGCGGCCACCCGGCCGGACCGGCGCGCAACACTGTCCCGGCCGCGATAAAAGAGGCGATAGGCAGCACACATCCCGCCGCCATGGGCGGGCATGCAATAGCGAACTTCCATGTCCAGCTTCCCCGTTGCTGCGCCGGCGGAGCGCCTGGCGCGTCATGTTTGGACCGCACGCGTCATCCTTCGACGCGGCGGCAAATCTGCCCGTGGGCAATACGCAGGTCAACGGATCCGTGTGAAATTCAGCAAATTCCTACACGCCCTGCATCGTTTGTTCGACACGCATCACAC is a genomic window of Stenotrophomonas sp. Marseille-Q4652 containing:
- a CDS encoding type IV secretion system protein — protein: MFGKKDSGNSQRVEQAISRAVSYELTVADLARRSERRAWWVASAALLMSLALAGGYYYMLPLKEKVPFLVMADAYTGTATVARLVGDFQAQAITASEAINRSNVAQYVLARESYDSAVMGLRDWELVFTMSAEPVAASHRARYVSNNPQNPFHMYGREKAIRVRILSITPLGAEPNGSFRGASVRIQRSLLDKRTGSTTYLDNQLVTLRFEYRNDLALSEQDRILNPLSFQVSEYRVDNDYAHGVPVPDESALQAQAQQAAAQAGQDTHDPGAPVGAAVADPASRVPAVPGLSPASGVTGISTGTAEGAGNR